CCTTAATAGCATCGTCTACGTTATGTACAACTCTACAGCCCATTTGCTCTATGCCATGAGGAATAAGTGAAGCTGGGCCACAAACTGTAACTTCTGCGCCAAGCTTCGAGAGTCCCCAAATATTAGACCTCACAACTCTACTATGTTTAATATCACCAATAATGGTAACTTTCTTTCCTTCAATATACCCTTTTTGCTCAATCATCGTAAACATATCAAGTAAGGCTTGTGTTGGGTGTTCATTAAACCCATCGCCCGCATTAATCACTGGAATATTAATATTATTAGCAATCATCTCAGGGACACCAGCCATTGAGTGCCTAACAATGATTCCGTCTACACCCATAGACGCTAAATTTTTAACTGTATCTACTAATGTTTCACCTTTGCTAACACTGCTATTGCTGACAGCGAAGTTCAAAGAACCAGCGCCTAACATTTTAATTGCCATATCAAAACTACCCTTTGTGCGGGTGCTGTTTTCATAAAATAAAGAAACTAAAGTTTTGTTTTTTAAAGTGGGTACTTGTTTTACGGGTCGGTTAAAGAGTTGTTTAAAGAAAGTAGCTTGTTCAAGGATTTCCTTGATCTCCGTAGCTGATAGA
Above is a window of Candidatus Margulisiibacteriota bacterium DNA encoding:
- a CDS encoding aspartate carbamoyltransferase catalytic subunit — encoded protein: MFEHNNLLGLKYLSATEIKEILEQATFFKQLFNRPVKQVPTLKNKTLVSLFYENSTRTKGSFDMAIKMLGAGSLNFAVSNSSVSKGETLVDTVKNLASMGVDGIIVRHSMAGVPEMIANNINIPVINAGDGFNEHPTQALLDMFTMIEQKGYIEGKKVTIIGDIKHSRVVRSNIWGLSKLGAEVTVCGPASLIPHGIEQMGCRVVHNVDDAIKDADFINVLRIQFERQRSNYFPSVREYYHEYGITPARVKRAKEDVLIMHPGPMNRGVEISTEVADGPYNVILEQVSNGVAVRMAVLYLLLARRSEL